Proteins encoded together in one Acidobacteriota bacterium window:
- a CDS encoding sulfatase-like hydrolase/transferase has translation MGKRVVSALGGMGLATAFFMPIAAAGSIDAPLLMWTSLHTIELACAWAACAIVAAVGLGWFHRIPQPRRQSALILLVSVPSLLSLLAITGRNATALGEGTDTVRFVAIGGLAVGLIVATLLWIVKPKLLVRTLRTILPFGVILLVPGVQALRALPIPDQDVRSIAYTASSSGRASASDRCGNVYVLLFDELAYDAVFSGGRVTLSSLAGRIATAQVYHRASAPTASTNTSIGAYLSASPTRKEDRNSAPPVGLFGMAQAAGLETEVAGWYFPYCESLGVTATRCRSYSMYNAATAYDGFSLAAPFETVLNIWPFQMPTGLLKRPFAVRLHRAELESITALAAAPPPANPVLRWVHFNVPHVPWLQDTGPLSFRAFEQTRARYLHQLDEVDRALNSTFRTLETASAGRSTTVVITADHGSRRGHAGEPLHVPLIVWSPNGIHEDITEQVRVGDVLNKVVSGACRQ, from the coding sequence ATGGGCAAGCGCGTGGTGTCGGCGCTCGGCGGGATGGGGCTTGCCACAGCGTTCTTCATGCCGATCGCGGCGGCCGGGAGCATTGATGCGCCGCTGCTGATGTGGACGTCGCTTCACACGATCGAGTTGGCATGTGCGTGGGCGGCGTGCGCCATTGTTGCCGCTGTCGGATTGGGATGGTTCCACCGCATTCCACAACCGCGGCGGCAGTCCGCGTTGATTCTGCTGGTTTCCGTGCCGAGCCTTCTGTCGTTGCTTGCGATCACGGGTCGAAATGCGACCGCTCTTGGTGAGGGCACCGACACGGTCCGTTTTGTGGCGATCGGCGGCCTCGCTGTCGGGTTGATCGTCGCGACGCTTCTGTGGATCGTGAAACCCAAGCTTCTCGTCAGGACGCTGCGAACCATCCTGCCGTTTGGCGTGATTCTGCTTGTGCCGGGCGTTCAGGCCCTGCGCGCGCTTCCAATTCCCGATCAAGACGTTCGGTCGATCGCCTATACGGCGAGCTCCTCCGGCAGGGCGAGCGCGAGCGACCGGTGCGGTAATGTCTACGTGCTGTTGTTCGATGAACTTGCCTACGACGCCGTGTTCTCGGGAGGTCGTGTCACGCTCAGTAGTCTGGCGGGCAGGATTGCAACGGCGCAGGTTTACCATCGCGCCTCTGCACCAACAGCATCTACTAACACCTCGATCGGCGCGTACCTTTCCGCATCTCCGACGCGCAAGGAGGATCGCAACTCGGCGCCCCCCGTCGGGCTGTTCGGGATGGCGCAGGCGGCCGGCCTGGAGACGGAAGTGGCGGGCTGGTACTTCCCGTACTGCGAGAGCCTCGGGGTCACGGCCACGCGTTGCCGGTCCTACAGCATGTACAACGCGGCGACGGCATACGACGGATTCAGCCTGGCCGCGCCCTTCGAAACGGTGCTGAACATCTGGCCGTTCCAGATGCCCACCGGTCTGCTGAAGCGGCCGTTCGCGGTGCGCCTGCACCGGGCGGAGCTCGAGTCCATCACCGCTCTGGCAGCGGCGCCTCCTCCGGCGAACCCGGTTCTCAGGTGGGTTCATTTCAATGTGCCGCACGTTCCCTGGCTGCAGGACACGGGGCCACTGTCCTTCCGGGCGTTCGAACAGACGCGCGCGCGCTATCTGCATCAACTCGACGAAGTGGACCGCGCGCTCAACTCGACGTTTCGCACGCTGGAAACGGCTTCGGCGGGTCGGAGCACGACGGTGGTGATTACCGCGGACCACGGATCGCGGCGCGGGCACGCCGGAGAGCCACTTCACGTCCCCCTGATCGTCTGGTCGCCCAACGGCATCCACGAGGACATCACCGAGCAGGTGCGCGTCGGCGACGTCCTCAACAAGGTCGTCTCCGGCGCATGCCGGCAGTGA
- the rfaE2 gene encoding D-glycero-beta-D-manno-heptose 1-phosphate adenylyltransferase: protein MTQEAAARWRQHLGRQQKRVVFTNGVFDILHPGHVRYLAEARRQGDALIVAINSDRSVRAIKGPTRPVNPEAERAEVVAALASVDATVVFDEDTPHEIISLIQPDVLVKGADWAADRIVGRDIVEARGGVVIRVNVEDGHSTTAIVEKLHSAS, encoded by the coding sequence ATGACACAGGAGGCGGCCGCACGGTGGCGCCAGCACTTGGGGCGCCAGCAGAAGCGCGTGGTCTTCACCAACGGCGTGTTCGACATCCTCCACCCCGGACACGTGCGCTATCTGGCAGAGGCGCGCCGCCAGGGCGACGCGCTGATCGTCGCCATCAATTCCGACCGCTCGGTGCGCGCCATCAAGGGGCCGACGCGCCCGGTGAACCCCGAGGCGGAACGCGCGGAGGTCGTCGCCGCGCTGGCGTCGGTGGACGCGACGGTTGTGTTTGACGAGGACACGCCGCACGAAATCATCAGCCTGATTCAGCCCGACGTGCTCGTGAAGGGCGCCGATTGGGCTGCCGACCGAATCGTCGGCCGCGACATCGTCGAAGCTCGCGGCGGGGTGGTCATTCGCGTCAACGTCGAAGACGGCCATTCGACCACCGCAATTGTTGAAAAACTCCACAGCGCGAGCTAA
- a CDS encoding ABC transporter ATP-binding protein: MKPAIEVVDVRKTYRKYSRRRSFATLKSAILSGSMAGDLNPAETFNALNGVSFDVPAGSTFGIVGRNGSGKSTMLKLVAGITKPTSGRVSVAGRISALIELGAGFHPEISGRENVFINGIMLGLSKREITRRFDEIVEFAEMKDFIDAPVKTYSSGMYVRLGFAVAIHVDPDVLLVDEVLAVGDEAFSHRCLDKFAELRRRGKTILLVTHQLTLVERFCDTALWLDEGKSRGIGDPRRVVAAYITDVGRQEETQIAAADAKAQASVEPAGEKGHDPIIKAAAAWLEKPAETAPVEPAGPQDMFQAGEGRWGSREAEITGVQLVGEDGQPAHVFQTGERVNIRIALHAPHALTDFVVGIGLFNIDGVCCFGTNTDQEKFEAERLEGDAEVAFQIDGLDLVAGTYKLDVAIHRRDGYPYDYHRLLYSFRVTSPVQDVGIYRPRHSWSFSGGVRFTPPAPETEL, translated from the coding sequence ATGAAACCCGCCATTGAGGTTGTCGACGTCCGGAAGACCTACCGGAAGTACTCGCGTCGCCGCAGCTTTGCCACGCTCAAGAGCGCGATCCTGTCCGGATCGATGGCGGGCGATCTGAATCCGGCCGAGACATTCAACGCGCTCAATGGCGTGTCGTTCGACGTGCCCGCCGGATCGACATTCGGCATCGTTGGCCGCAACGGATCGGGCAAGAGCACGATGCTGAAGCTGGTCGCCGGCATCACCAAGCCGACCTCCGGCCGCGTGTCCGTCGCCGGCCGCATCTCGGCGCTGATTGAGCTTGGCGCAGGCTTCCATCCCGAGATATCCGGCCGCGAGAACGTCTTCATCAACGGCATCATGCTCGGATTGTCGAAGCGCGAGATCACGCGCCGTTTCGACGAGATCGTCGAGTTTGCCGAGATGAAAGACTTTATTGACGCACCGGTCAAGACGTATTCATCCGGGATGTACGTCCGCCTCGGGTTTGCGGTCGCCATTCACGTGGATCCGGACGTGCTGCTGGTCGATGAGGTGCTGGCGGTCGGAGACGAGGCGTTTTCGCACCGGTGCCTCGACAAGTTCGCGGAGCTCCGCCGCCGAGGGAAGACAATTCTCCTGGTGACGCACCAGTTGACGCTGGTCGAGCGGTTCTGCGACACGGCACTGTGGCTCGACGAAGGGAAGTCGCGCGGGATTGGCGATCCGAGGCGCGTCGTTGCGGCATACATCACGGACGTCGGGCGTCAGGAAGAGACCCAGATTGCCGCCGCCGATGCCAAGGCGCAGGCCAGCGTGGAGCCCGCCGGCGAGAAGGGGCATGACCCCATTATTAAGGCCGCCGCAGCATGGCTGGAGAAGCCAGCCGAGACAGCTCCCGTCGAGCCGGCCGGACCGCAGGACATGTTCCAGGCCGGCGAGGGCCGATGGGGATCGCGCGAGGCCGAGATCACCGGCGTCCAACTCGTCGGCGAGGACGGCCAGCCCGCGCATGTGTTCCAGACCGGCGAGCGGGTCAATATCCGCATCGCGCTGCACGCCCCGCACGCCCTGACGGATTTTGTCGTCGGGATCGGCCTGTTCAACATCGACGGCGTGTGCTGTTTCGGCACCAACACTGATCAGGAGAAGTTCGAAGCCGAGCGGCTCGAAGGCGACGCCGAAGTCGCCTTTCAGATCGACGGACTCGATCTGGTCGCCGGCACCTACAAGCTCGACGTGGCGATCCATCGGCGCGACGGCTATCCCTACGACTACCATCGCCTGCTGTACAGCTTCCGCGTCACATCACCGGTACAGGACGTCGGGATCTATCGGCCGCGCCACTCGTGGAGCTTCAGCGGCGGCGTGCGCTTCACCCCGCCGGCGCCGGAGACAGAATTGTAA
- a CDS encoding ABC transporter permease has product MLKNLSNLLKYRQLVQSLVARELKARYRASVLGFFWSFINPLLLLLIYTFVFSYVLPSRQPDMYPYALFLFCGILPWTWFSSSLLEASNVLIAGGNLIKKVLFPAEVLPIVTVLANMVHFLLGLPILVVFLIYYQAPLQWSEIVWFPVVVLVQLVLTLGLALIVSALTVHFRDVKDILSNLMTFWFFATPIIYSMNGAPPIGKTLLNLNPFTHLAVSYQEILFFKGDFGHWKWLLALGGASLLLFFVGYFVFDRLRDSFAEEV; this is encoded by the coding sequence ATGCTGAAGAACCTCTCCAACCTGCTGAAGTATCGCCAGCTGGTCCAGAGCCTGGTGGCGCGCGAACTGAAAGCGCGCTACAGAGCCTCGGTGCTGGGATTCTTCTGGTCGTTCATCAATCCGCTGCTGCTGCTCCTCATCTACACATTCGTCTTCTCGTACGTCCTGCCGTCACGCCAGCCCGACATGTATCCGTACGCGCTCTTCCTGTTCTGCGGCATCCTTCCATGGACGTGGTTCTCCTCGTCTCTTCTGGAAGCGTCCAACGTCCTCATCGCCGGCGGGAACCTGATCAAGAAAGTCCTCTTCCCGGCCGAAGTGCTCCCCATCGTCACGGTGCTGGCGAACATGGTGCACTTCCTGCTGGGATTGCCGATCCTCGTGGTGTTCCTGATCTACTATCAGGCGCCGCTGCAGTGGTCGGAGATCGTATGGTTCCCGGTCGTTGTGCTGGTGCAGCTGGTGCTGACGCTCGGGTTGGCGCTCATCGTGTCGGCGCTCACCGTGCACTTTCGCGATGTCAAGGACATCCTGTCGAATCTGATGACGTTCTGGTTCTTCGCGACCCCCATCATCTACTCGATGAACGGCGCGCCACCCATCGGGAAGACGTTGCTGAATCTGAATCCGTTCACGCACCTCGCCGTCTCGTACCAGGAGATCCTGTTCTTCAAGGGCGACTTCGGCCACTGGAAGTGGTTGCTCGCGTTGGGCGGGGCGTCGCTGCTGCTGTTCTTCGTCGGCTACTTCGTGTTTGATCGGCTCAGGGATTCGTTCGCCGAAGAAGTATGA
- a CDS encoding protein phosphatase 2C domain-containing protein: MRILSAASTDPGLRRDSNEDSFSLRPTLGLFVVADGMGGHAAGEVASHVAVDAIEAFVEHTAGQGEQATWPFGYNAALGVDGNRLSSAFRLANRQIQQRAADDAALHGMATTAVALLIAQPPAASGEARIIRGLVAHVGDSRAYLWHEGRLEQITRDHSWVEEQIAAGSMTTEDARRHPWRNLVTRALAGAEDPDVEITPVALQPGDRFLLCSDGLSTPVPDSAIAAIMARATPGEPGPLCATLIETAIAAGGPDNITVVVAEVTAQ, encoded by the coding sequence ATGCGTATTCTGTCCGCTGCCTCGACCGATCCCGGCCTTCGTCGCGATTCCAACGAAGACAGCTTCAGCCTGCGTCCAACGCTCGGCCTCTTTGTCGTGGCCGACGGCATGGGCGGCCACGCCGCTGGCGAGGTGGCGTCGCATGTGGCGGTCGATGCGATCGAGGCCTTTGTCGAGCACACGGCAGGGCAGGGCGAACAGGCGACGTGGCCATTCGGCTACAACGCGGCGCTCGGCGTCGACGGCAACCGGCTGTCGTCGGCATTCAGGCTCGCCAACCGGCAGATCCAGCAGCGGGCAGCCGATGACGCCGCGCTGCACGGGATGGCCACCACGGCGGTGGCCCTGCTGATCGCGCAACCGCCGGCCGCGTCCGGCGAAGCCCGGATCATCCGCGGGCTCGTGGCGCACGTGGGAGACAGCCGCGCGTACCTGTGGCACGAAGGGCGACTCGAACAGATCACGCGCGATCATTCGTGGGTCGAAGAGCAGATCGCCGCGGGCTCGATGACCACCGAGGACGCGCGACGGCATCCGTGGCGCAACCTGGTGACGCGCGCGCTGGCCGGCGCCGAGGACCCCGACGTCGAGATCACGCCGGTCGCGCTGCAGCCGGGAGATCGATTCCTGCTCTGCAGCGACGGCCTCTCGACGCCGGTGCCCGATTCGGCGATCGCAGCCATCATGGCGCGCGCGACCCCGGGCGAACCGGGCCCGCTGTGCGCGACGCTCATTGAAACCGCCATCGCCGCCGGCGGCCCCGACAACATCACAGTCGTCGTCGCGGAAGTGACAGCACAGTAG
- a CDS encoding F0F1 ATP synthase subunit epsilon — protein MALPPYLTLEIVTPDRAIAHEEVDEVQLPGTEGYLGILPGHTPLLTGLKVGQMWYRKGTEKHYLSIAFGFAEVLPDRVRLLAQFAERAEEIDLRRAEEAKRRAEDHLQAARTGASDVDMERARVALMKALSRLQVATKARTRF, from the coding sequence ATGGCTCTACCGCCGTATTTGACGCTCGAGATCGTGACGCCAGACCGCGCCATCGCCCACGAGGAAGTGGACGAGGTGCAGTTGCCTGGCACGGAAGGCTATCTCGGTATTCTGCCGGGCCACACGCCCCTGCTGACGGGCCTGAAGGTCGGCCAGATGTGGTACCGGAAGGGCACCGAGAAGCACTACCTGTCGATCGCGTTTGGATTCGCCGAGGTGTTGCCCGACCGGGTCCGGCTGCTGGCGCAATTCGCCGAACGCGCCGAAGAGATTGACCTGCGCCGCGCCGAGGAGGCAAAGCGCCGGGCCGAAGACCATCTCCAGGCGGCGCGAACCGGGGCATCGGATGTGGATATGGAGCGCGCGCGCGTCGCGTTGATGAAGGCGCTCAGCCGGCTCCAGGTGGCGACAAAGGCCCGAACCAGATTCTGA
- the atpD gene encoding F0F1 ATP synthase subunit beta has translation MSTVVTQREGRIVQIIGPVVDVEFPGGDLPPIYNALHIKAEVEDRKFDIIVEVEQHLGEGRVRTVAMKPTDGLQRGMKVVDTGTAITMPVGSQTLGRVLNVLGEPVDFPDQPVHSAERWPIHRSAPTLEEQSTELQMFETGIKVVDLLEPYLRGGKIGLFGGAGVGKTVIIMELIHNIAMQHGGVSVFAGVGERTREGNDLWLEMQEGGVIKAGVPEESRAALVYGQMTEPPGARLRVALSALTVAEYFRDAENKDVLLFIDNIFRFTQAGSEVSALLGRMPSAVGYQPTLATEMGELQERITSTKKGSITSVQAIYVPADDYTDPAPATTFAHLDATTNLSRAIVELGIYPAVDPLASTSRILDPHVIGWEHYNVARQVKQVLQRYKDLQDIIAILGIDELSEDDKLIVGRARKIQRFLSQPFHVAEQFTGLKGKYVPVKETIRGFKEIVDGKHDGLPEQAFYLVGTIEEAVAKAEQMKAS, from the coding sequence ATGAGCACAGTCGTAACCCAACGTGAAGGCCGCATCGTCCAGATCATCGGGCCGGTCGTGGATGTCGAGTTCCCAGGAGGCGATCTGCCTCCCATTTACAACGCGCTGCACATCAAGGCCGAAGTCGAAGATCGGAAGTTCGACATCATCGTCGAGGTCGAGCAGCACCTCGGTGAGGGGCGCGTCAGAACCGTCGCCATGAAGCCGACCGACGGCCTGCAGCGAGGCATGAAGGTTGTGGATACCGGGACGGCCATCACGATGCCGGTCGGATCCCAGACGCTTGGCCGCGTGCTGAACGTGCTCGGGGAGCCGGTCGATTTCCCAGACCAGCCGGTGCACTCGGCCGAACGCTGGCCGATTCACCGGTCGGCGCCGACGCTCGAAGAGCAGTCGACCGAACTGCAGATGTTCGAGACGGGGATCAAGGTCGTCGACCTGCTCGAGCCGTACCTGCGCGGCGGGAAGATCGGCCTGTTCGGCGGCGCGGGCGTCGGCAAGACGGTCATCATCATGGAACTCATCCACAACATCGCCATGCAGCACGGCGGTGTGTCGGTGTTCGCGGGCGTCGGCGAACGGACGCGCGAAGGCAACGACTTGTGGCTCGAGATGCAGGAAGGCGGCGTCATCAAGGCTGGCGTGCCCGAGGAATCCCGCGCGGCACTGGTCTACGGCCAGATGACCGAACCGCCCGGCGCGCGCCTTCGCGTAGCGCTGTCGGCGCTCACGGTGGCGGAGTACTTCCGCGACGCCGAAAACAAGGACGTGCTCCTCTTCATCGACAACATCTTCCGTTTCACACAGGCCGGCTCCGAAGTGTCGGCGCTGCTCGGCCGCATGCCGTCCGCCGTCGGCTACCAGCCCACGCTCGCCACCGAGATGGGCGAGCTGCAGGAGCGCATCACGTCGACCAAGAAGGGGTCGATTACGTCCGTGCAGGCCATCTACGTGCCGGCCGACGACTACACGGACCCCGCGCCGGCAACAACGTTCGCGCACTTGGACGCGACGACGAACCTCTCTCGGGCGATTGTCGAATTGGGGATTTACCCCGCAGTTGATCCGCTCGCGTCGACCTCGCGCATCCTCGATCCGCACGTGATCGGATGGGAACACTACAACGTGGCACGCCAGGTGAAGCAGGTGCTGCAGCGGTACAAGGACCTGCAGGACATCATCGCGATTCTCGGAATCGACGAACTGTCGGAGGACGACAAGCTGATCGTCGGCCGCGCGCGCAAGATCCAGCGGTTCCTGTCGCAGCCGTTCCACGTCGCCGAGCAGTTCACCGGACTCAAGGGCAAGTACGTGCCGGTGAAGGAGACAATCCGGGGCTTCAAGGAGATCGTTGACGGCAAGCACGACGGGCTGCCGGAGCAGGCGTTCTACCTGGTTGGCACCATCGAAGAGGCCGTCGCCAAGGCCGAGCAGATGAAGGCATCGTAG
- the atpG gene encoding ATP synthase F1 subunit gamma: protein MPSLIDLRRRIRAVKSTQQITKAMKMIAASRLRKSQDRILNARPFSNEMLRVLRGLATRTDPSVHPLLAVREEKSALIIIITADKGLCGSFNTNILKAASHVLLGDPSRKVTLGLVGRKGRDFFRRRDYAVTYERVNLFQRLNFEDAREIADLAATQFVELKVDAVYLVYNEFKSVLQQRVVTEQLLPIPREHLDDESPAARVDYIYEPDEKALLDQLLPAYVRTHVWRALLESGAAENAARMTAMDAATKNATDMMDGLTLYMNKVRQAAITREIIEVVSGAQAL from the coding sequence ATGCCATCCCTGATTGACCTCCGCCGCCGGATCCGCGCCGTCAAGTCGACGCAGCAGATCACCAAGGCGATGAAGATGATCGCGGCATCGCGGCTGCGCAAATCGCAGGATCGCATCCTGAACGCGCGGCCGTTTTCCAACGAGATGCTGCGCGTGCTGCGCGGGCTGGCGACGCGCACCGATCCGTCAGTGCACCCGCTGCTCGCTGTGCGCGAAGAGAAGTCTGCGCTCATCATCATCATCACCGCCGACAAGGGCCTCTGCGGGAGCTTCAACACGAACATCCTCAAGGCCGCCAGCCACGTCCTGCTGGGCGATCCGTCGCGCAAGGTGACGCTGGGACTGGTGGGCCGGAAGGGCCGCGACTTCTTCCGGCGGCGCGACTATGCCGTGACGTACGAGCGGGTGAATCTGTTCCAGCGCCTCAACTTCGAGGACGCACGCGAAATCGCCGACCTGGCAGCCACGCAGTTCGTGGAGCTGAAAGTGGACGCGGTGTACCTGGTCTACAACGAGTTCAAGTCGGTCCTCCAGCAGCGCGTGGTGACAGAGCAGTTGCTGCCCATCCCGCGCGAACACCTGGATGACGAGTCGCCGGCCGCACGGGTGGATTACATCTACGAGCCCGACGAGAAGGCGCTGCTCGATCAACTGCTGCCGGCCTACGTGCGGACGCACGTGTGGCGCGCGCTGCTCGAATCGGGCGCAGCCGAGAATGCCGCGCGAATGACGGCGATGGACGCGGCCACAAAGAACGCGACGGACATGATGGACGGCCTGACGCTTTACATGAACAAAGTCCGGCAGGCAGCCATCACGCGGGAGATCATCGAGGTCGTGTCAGGCGCGCAGGCATTGTAG
- the atpA gene encoding F0F1 ATP synthase subunit alpha: MNIKAEEITKVIRDQIGSQSIDVDISEVGSVVVVGDGIARVHGVENTMAGEMLEFPHGVFGIALNLEEDSVGTVLLGEYHTIKEGDPVKRTGRIISVPVGEELVGRVVNSLGQPVDGKGPIATQQFSPIERIAPGVVARQPVREPLQTGLKAIDSMVPIGRGQRELIIGDRQTGKTAIAVDTIINQKGQDVICLYNAIGQKQSTIAQVVKTLEAAGAMEYSIIVAAAASEPAAMLYISPYSACSMGEYFRDCGKHALCIYDDLSKHAQAYREISLLLRRPPGREAYPGDVFYLHSRLLERAAKLNKENGGGSLTALPIIETQAGDLSAYIPTNVISITDGQIFLETDLFHQGVRPAINVGNSVSRVGGAAQVKAMRQVAGTLRLDMAQYRELASFAQFGSDLDKQTQAQLNRGKRLVEILKQPQYEPLAVEKQVLMIFAGTNGHLDPVAVEDIGEYEQELFRFFDARKPGILRAIAEKKQLDDGLKAEIGAALKEFGETFAAGKKAAVA; this comes from the coding sequence ATGAACATCAAAGCCGAAGAGATCACCAAAGTCATCCGCGACCAGATTGGCAGCCAGTCCATCGACGTCGACATTTCCGAAGTCGGCAGCGTCGTTGTCGTGGGCGACGGGATTGCGCGCGTCCACGGCGTCGAGAACACGATGGCCGGCGAGATGCTCGAGTTCCCGCATGGCGTGTTCGGGATCGCACTCAACCTCGAAGAGGACAGCGTCGGCACCGTGCTGCTCGGCGAGTACCACACCATCAAGGAAGGCGACCCAGTCAAGCGGACCGGCCGCATCATTTCCGTGCCGGTGGGCGAGGAACTGGTGGGCCGCGTCGTGAACTCGCTTGGCCAGCCGGTCGACGGCAAGGGCCCCATCGCGACGCAGCAGTTCTCGCCCATCGAGCGCATCGCGCCCGGCGTCGTCGCCCGTCAGCCGGTGCGCGAACCGCTGCAGACCGGCCTCAAGGCGATTGACTCGATGGTGCCGATCGGACGCGGCCAGCGCGAGTTGATCATTGGCGATCGCCAGACAGGCAAGACGGCGATTGCGGTCGATACGATCATCAACCAGAAGGGCCAGGACGTCATCTGCCTCTACAACGCGATTGGCCAGAAGCAGTCGACCATCGCGCAAGTGGTCAAGACGCTCGAGGCCGCCGGGGCGATGGAGTACAGCATCATCGTTGCCGCCGCCGCGTCAGAGCCGGCCGCGATGCTCTACATCAGCCCGTACTCGGCCTGCTCGATGGGAGAGTATTTCCGCGACTGCGGCAAGCACGCACTCTGCATCTACGACGACCTCTCGAAACACGCGCAGGCGTACCGCGAGATCTCGCTCCTGCTGCGCCGCCCGCCAGGCCGCGAAGCGTACCCGGGCGACGTCTTCTACCTGCATTCCCGGCTGCTCGAACGCGCGGCCAAGTTGAACAAGGAGAACGGGGGCGGCTCGCTTACGGCGCTCCCAATTATCGAAACACAGGCCGGCGACTTGTCGGCGTACATCCCGACTAACGTCATCTCGATCACGGACGGCCAGATCTTCCTGGAGACCGACCTGTTCCACCAGGGCGTCCGCCCGGCCATCAACGTCGGCAACTCGGTGTCGCGCGTCGGCGGGGCCGCCCAGGTCAAGGCGATGCGCCAGGTGGCAGGCACCTTGCGCCTCGACATGGCGCAGTATCGGGAGTTGGCGTCGTTCGCCCAATTCGGCAGCGACCTCGACAAGCAGACGCAGGCGCAGTTGAATCGCGGCAAGCGACTCGTCGAGATCCTCAAGCAGCCGCAGTATGAGCCACTCGCCGTCGAGAAGCAGGTGCTGATGATCTTTGCGGGCACCAACGGCCACCTGGATCCGGTGGCGGTTGAGGACATCGGCGAGTACGAACAGGAACTGTTCCGTTTCTTCGACGCACGCAAGCCGGGCATCCTGCGCGCGATTGCCGAGAAGAAGCAGCTGGATGATGGGCTGAAGGCCGAGATCGGGGCGGCGCTCAAGGAATTCGGCGAGACGTTCGCCGCAGGGAAGAAGGCAGCGGTCGCCTGA
- the atpH gene encoding ATP synthase F1 subunit delta: MTARTSATRYARALLDVALAEADPQAVEQQLAGVVDLFRGHADLWKVMTNPAVPVTRKQGIVSAMLPKLELSPVLDKLLKMMTGRDRIGLLPDLLEAYRSRLMDHQKVVQAQVTSAVPLTPDRVQKLEASLGALTGRKVLMKTATDPGMMGGIITRIGSTVYDGSVRRQLEKMRERIGQSA; this comes from the coding sequence ATGACAGCACGAACAAGCGCGACACGATACGCCCGGGCACTGCTCGACGTGGCCCTTGCCGAAGCCGATCCGCAGGCGGTCGAACAGCAATTGGCCGGCGTCGTCGATTTGTTCCGCGGTCACGCCGACCTGTGGAAGGTGATGACCAATCCAGCCGTGCCGGTCACGCGGAAACAGGGCATCGTATCGGCGATGCTGCCGAAGCTCGAGCTGAGTCCCGTGCTCGACAAGTTGCTGAAGATGATGACGGGCCGCGATCGCATCGGGCTGTTGCCGGATCTGCTCGAGGCGTACCGCAGCCGGCTGATGGATCATCAGAAAGTGGTTCAAGCGCAGGTCACGTCGGCCGTGCCGTTGACGCCAGATCGCGTTCAGAAGCTGGAAGCCAGCCTCGGCGCGCTCACGGGCCGCAAGGTGCTGATGAAGACGGCGACCGATCCCGGGATGATGGGCGGCATCATCACGCGCATCGGCAGCACGGTGTACGACGGAAGCGTGCGGAGACAGTTGGAGAAGATGCGGGAGCGAATCGGGCAGTCCGCGTAG
- a CDS encoding ATP synthase F0 subunit B translates to MLPDLSVLWVIAAILLLAVVLNRWLFKPVLRVIAERETAVQSAMQMAEDATAKARAAGAEFDAKLGAARAELYKQLDERRKAGDAYRTELMAKTRGEVDMTLADARTELDAQVAQATTKLERDADQLGREIADKVLGRTK, encoded by the coding sequence GTGCTTCCCGACCTCTCTGTCCTCTGGGTGATCGCGGCCATTCTGCTGCTGGCGGTTGTGCTCAACCGCTGGCTGTTCAAGCCCGTTCTGCGCGTCATTGCCGAGCGCGAAACGGCTGTCCAGTCTGCGATGCAGATGGCAGAAGACGCAACCGCGAAAGCCAGGGCGGCAGGCGCCGAATTTGACGCGAAGTTGGGCGCGGCGCGGGCCGAGCTTTACAAGCAGCTGGACGAGCGCCGCAAGGCGGGCGACGCCTACCGCACCGAGTTGATGGCGAAGACGCGCGGCGAGGTCGACATGACGCTGGCCGATGCGCGAACCGAGCTCGACGCGCAGGTGGCTCAGGCCACGACGAAACTCGAACGGGACGCGGACCAGCTGGGACGCGAAATCGCAGATAAGGTGCTTGGGCGCACGAAGTAG
- a CDS encoding HEPN domain-containing protein: MRNRDLATDHVRRAEARLRALDVLFDAESWADVVRESQEVVELALKGLLRAAGVEPPRIHDVADVLEAERDRIPEALRSDIPLLAAASRTLRRDRELAFYGAEDLTPSDFYRKSDATDARDSARLVVKLVRPHVPTNL, from the coding sequence ATGCGAAACCGGGATCTCGCGACCGACCACGTGCGCCGGGCGGAAGCCAGACTGCGGGCGCTTGACGTGTTGTTCGACGCCGAGAGTTGGGCCGACGTTGTCCGCGAGTCGCAGGAGGTCGTAGAACTCGCGCTCAAGGGATTACTGCGGGCGGCGGGCGTTGAGCCGCCTCGCATCCACGACGTCGCCGACGTACTCGAGGCCGAACGCGACCGCATTCCAGAAGCGCTCCGATCGGACATTCCGCTGCTGGCCGCCGCGTCGCGCACGCTGAGGCGCGATCGGGAACTGGCTTTCTACGGAGCCGAGGATCTCACGCCATCGGATTTCTATCGCAAGTCTGATGCGACCGACGCTCGAGACTCCGCCCGCCTGGTGGTGAAGCTCGTGCGCCCGCACGTGCCGACCAACCTGTAA